In one Rutidosis leptorrhynchoides isolate AG116_Rl617_1_P2 chromosome 8, CSIRO_AGI_Rlap_v1, whole genome shotgun sequence genomic region, the following are encoded:
- the LOC139863146 gene encoding pentatricopeptide repeat-containing protein At5g66520-like, producing MLPQGLNFYITALKTCVSIHHLHQLHAHILKTHVSKNVFLLTRLAHAYLNLNHPNIGQIFVTSIIKTPPLFLWNETIKCYAKNGCYKQSIDLYYDMLCNGYKPNAFTFTFVLPACAALKSLSDARRVHKDVLVFGCEDNEFVITALIDVYGKCGEVGVARQLFDEMSVKKTPSCNALMAGFVLDEKFEDVLLLFNEMKKVGIECDTTTMVSVLQSCASLGALQQGRWVHERVIRTRMGVNVYLGAALINMYAKCGSINEARTVFEKMGQKDVIVWTAIICGYGMHGLAHISESLFLEMVNNGLKPDAVTFVGVLAGFSHNGMVEKGWVYFNKMSIEFGVKPVLEHYSCMVDMLGRAGRLNEAENLVINMNVKPDSKIWVGLLNACKIHKNVELAERVVNRILELDPKNAGSHVLMSNIYANAGKWDYVAKTRRNMKDKKLEKLPGWSSIEVAGRVHTFLAFDQSHSRAKEIYEYLMDVKERMRIEGYVPETGVVFEKVDDEMKEEMLYSHSERLAIVFGMISTSDNDVLRVMKNLRVCVDCHNVIKFISRFSCREIIVRDAKRFHHFKDGACSCGDYW from the coding sequence ATGTTACCACAGGGACTTAATTTTTACATCACCGCCCTTAAAACATGTGTCtcaattcatcatcttcatcaacttcACGCCCATATCCTCAAAACCCACGTATCTAAAAACGTTTTCTTATTAACCCGATTAGCTCATGCTTACCTCAATCTTAATCACCCAAATATCGGACAAATATTTGTTACCAGCATTATAAAAACCCCACCTTTATTTCTATGGAACGAAACCATTAAATGTTACGCTAAAAATGGTTGTTACAAACAATCAATCGATCTTTATTACGATATGCTTTGTAACGGATACAAACCGAATGCCTTCACGTTTACATTCGTGTTACCGGCTTGCGCTGCATTGAAATCGTTATCTGATGCACGGAGAGTTCATAAAGATGTGTTGGTGTTTGGTTGTGAGGATAATGAATTTGTTATTACTGCACTTATTGATGTCTATGGTAAATGTGGGGAAGTGGGTGTCGCACGCCaactgttcgatgaaatgtctgTGAAGAAGACACCGAGTTGTAACGCGTTGATGGCTGGGTTCGTGCTGGATGAGAAATTTGAAGATGTTTTGTTGCTTTTTAATGAAATGAAAAAAGTGGGGATTGAATGTGATACGACGACGATGGTTAGCGTGCTTCAATCGTGCGCTTCGTTAGGTGCGTTGCAGCAGGGGAGATGGGTGCACGAGCGAGTGATAAGGACGCGAATGGGGGTTAATGTGTACTTGGGTGCAGCGTTAATTAATATGTATGCTAAATGTGGGAGCATAAATGAGGCTAGGACCGTGTTTGAAAAAATGGGTCAAAAAGATGTTATTGTGTGGACCGCGATAATATGTGGGTATGGAATGCATGGTCTTGCCCATATTTCGGAATCTCTTTTTCTTGAAATGGTGAACAACGGGTTAAAACCCGATGCTGTGACATTTGTTGGAGTTTTGGCCGGGTTTAGTCACAACGGGATGGTTGAAAAAGGGtgggtttattttaataaaatgTCGATTGAGTTTGGTGTGAAACCTGTTTTGGAACATTATAGTTGCATGGTTGACATGCTTGGTAGGGCCGGGCGGTTAAACGAGGCCGAAAATCTTGTTATAAATATGAACGTGAAACCCGATTCTAagatatgggttgggttgttaaacGCATGCAAGATTCATAAGAATGTTGAGTTGGCTGAAAGAGTAGTGAATCGAATACTTGAATTGGATCCAAAAAATGCGGGTTCGCATGTACTCATGTCGAATATATACGCCAATGCTGGGAAATGGGATTATGTAGCTAAAACGAGGCGAAATATGAAAGACAAAAAGTTGGAAAAACTGCCCGGTTGGAGCTCGATTGAAGTTGCGGGCCGGGTTCATACGTTTCTTGCGTTTGATCAATCGCATTCACGAGCAAAAGAGATTTATGAGTATTTGATGGATGTAAAAGAACGAATGAGAATCGAAGGTTATGTACCTGAAACGGGAGTTGTGTTTGAAAAAGTCGACGATGAAATGAAAGAGGAGATGTTATATTCTCATAGCGAACGATTGGCGATTGTGTTTGGAATGATAAGTACGTCGGATAATGATGTTTTGAGGGTGATGAAGAATTTGCGCGTGTGTGTCGATTGCCATAACGTTATTAAGTTTATATCTCGATTTTCGTGTAGAGAAATTATCGTTAGAGATGCGAAAAGATTTCACCATTTTAAGGATGGTGCTTGTAGTTGTGGAGATTATTGGTGA
- the LOC139862647 gene encoding alpha,alpha-trehalose-phosphate synthase [UDP-forming] 6-like produces the protein MVSRSYSNLLDLASGELSSPSFTRMTRQIPRIMTVAGIISDIDDDRSESVCSDISSSSVQHDRLIIVANQLPIKAHRKTDGSKGWNFSWDENSLLLQLKDGLGDDEIDVIYVGCLKEDVHPNEQDEVSQILLETFKCVPTFLPHELFTRFYHGFCKQHLWPLFHYMLPLSPDLGGRFNRSLWQAYVSVNKIFADRVMEVINPEDDYVWIHDYHLMVLPTFLRKRFNRVKLGFFLHSPFPSSEIYKTLPVREELLRALLNSDLIGFHTFDYARHFLSCCSRLLGISYESKRGYISLEYYGRTVTIKILPVGIHMNQLQSVLNLPETESKVSELVNQFQDQGKTMLLGVDDLDIFKGISLKLLAMEQLLIQHPEWQGKVVLVQIANPARGTGKDVKEVKTETYSTVKRINETFGRPGYEPIILVDEPLKFYERVAYYVAAECCLVTAVRDGMNLIPYEYVISRQGNERLEKVLGLDPSKPKKSMLVVSEFIGCSPSLSGAIRVNPWNIDAVADAMDCALELSEPEKQMRHEKHYKYVSSHDVGYWAHSFFQDLERTCKDHVRRRCWGIGFGLSFRVVALDLNFRKLSMEHIVSAYKRTTTRAILLDYDGTLMPQSSIDKSPSSKTIEMLNALCRDKNNMVFVVSAKSRTTLNEWFADCEKLGLAAEHGCFLRLKRDEEWETNVQLEECGWKQNARPVMTLYTETTDGSTIEDKETALVWSYEDADPDFGSCQAKELLDHLESVLANEPVTVKRGQCIVEVKPQGVSKGLVAKRLLTTMTERRMIPDFVLCIGDDRSDEDMFEVITSSVASGELISQKAEVFACTVGNKPSKAKYYLDDTVEIARLMQGLASVSEQSDNEFAF, from the exons ATGGTGTCTAGATCATATTCAAATTTGTTAGATCTCGCATCCGGCGAGCTATCGTCGCCTTCGTTTACTCGAATGACACGACAAATACCTCGTATTATGACGGTTGCCGGAATAATTTCCGACATCGATGACGACCGGTCAGAAAGCGTGTGCTCCGACATATCGTCTTCATCGGTCCAACACGACCGTTTGATCATTGTAGCTAACCAACTACCCATCAAAGCTCATCGAAAAACCGACGGGTCAAAAGGTTGGAATTTTAGTTGGGACGAAAATTCGCTTCTTTTGCAACTAAAAGACGGTTTAGGAGACGATGAAATCGACGTTATTTACGTCGGTTGTTTAAAAGAAGATGTTCATCCAAATGAACAAGATGAAGTTTCTCAAATACTTTTGGAAACTTTTAAATGTGTGCCTACTTTTTTAccacatgaattatttacaagatttTATCATGGTTTTTGTAAGCAACATTTATGGCCTTTGTTCCATTATATGTTACCGTTATCACCCGATCTTGGTGGAAGATTTAATCGGTCTTTATGGCAAGCTTATGTGTCGGTAAACAAGATTTTTGCGGATCGAGTTATGGAAGTTATAAACCCGGAAGATGATTACGTTTGGATCCATGATTATCATCTCATGGTGTTACCAACTTTTTTAAGGAAAAGATTTAATCGGGTCAAACTCGGGTTTTTCTTGCATAGCCCGTTTCCGTCATCGGAGATATACAAAACGTTACCCGTTCGAGAAGAGCTACTTAGAGCTCTTTTAAATTCGGATCTTATCGGGTTCCATACGTTCGATTACGCGCGTCATTTTTTGTCTTGTTGTAGTCGATTATTGGGAATTTCGTACGAATCCAAACGAGGTTATATAAGTTTAGAGTATTATGGACGAACTGTTACTATTAAGATTCTTCCGGTCGGTATTCATATGAACCAGCTTCAATCTGTGTTAAACCTACCCGAAACCGAATCAAAAGTTTCCGAGCTCGTAAATCAGTTTCAAGATCAGGGCAAAACAATGCTGCTCGGGGTTGACGATTTGGACATTTTTAAAGGTATAAGTTTGAAATTATTAGCGATGGAACAGCTCTTAATTCAGCATCCCGAGTGGCAAGGAAAAGTCGTTTTAGTTCAAATTGCAAATCCCGCTAGAGGAACGGGAAAAGATGTTAAAGAAGTCAAAACCGAGACCTATTCTACGGTCAAACGAATTAACGAGACGTTCGGTAGACCAGGGTATGAACCGATTATACTAGTTGATGAGCCACTTAAGTTTTATGAGCGGGTCGCTTATTATGTGGCTGCAGAGTGTTGTTTAGTGACAGCTGTTAGAGACGGGATGAATCTTATACCGTATGAATACGTTATTAGTCGTCAAGGAAACGAGCGACTTGAAAAGGTATTAGGTTTGGACCCATCGAAACCTAAAAAAAGCATGTTGGTTGTTTCGGAGTTCATAGGTTGTTCACCGTCTTTAAGTGGGGCTATACGGGTCAACCCGTGGAACATAGATGCAGTTGCGGATGCGATGGATTGTGCGTTGGAACTAAGTGAACCCGAGAAGCAAATGAGACACGAGAAACATTATAAATACGTCAGTAGTCATGATGTCGGGTATTGGGCGCATAGTTTTTTTCAAGATTTAGAACGAACGTGTAAAGATCACGTGAGGAGGAGGTGTTGGGGGATTGGGTTCGGGTTGAGTTTTCGTGTGGTTGCGTTAGATTTGAATTTTAGGAAACTTTCGATGGAACATATTGTTTCGGCTTATAAACGGACTACTACACGAGCGATTCTTTTGGATTATGATGGTACTTTAATGCCTCAATCTTCTATTGATAAAAGCCCGAGTTCTAAGACGATTGAAATGCTTAACGCTTTGTGTAGAGATAAAAACAACATGGTTTTTGTTGTAAGTGCGAAAAGCCGAACCACACTTAATGAATGGTTTGCTGATTGTGAAAAACTCGGGCTTGCAGCAGAACATGGATGTTTCCTTAG GCTGAAGCGTGATGAAGAATGGGAGACTAATGTACAACTCGAAGAATGTGGGTGGAAGCAGAATGCTCGACCCGTTATGACCCTTTACACCGAGACAACTGATGGGTCAACAATTGAAGATAAAGAAACAGCCTTGGTGTGGTCTTATGAAGACGCGGACCCTGATTTTGGATCTTGTCAAGCTAAAGAGCTTCTTGATCATCTCGAGAGCGTGCTTGCAAATGAACCCGTTACAGTTAAACGAGGCCAGTGTATCGTTGAGGTCAAACCACAG GGCGTAAGCAAGGGACTGGTGGCGAAAAGATTATTAACAACGATGACAGAGAGAAGAATGATTCCAGATTTTGTTTTGTGCATAGGAGATGACCGATCAGATGAAGATATGTTCGAGGTGATAACTAGTTCTGTAGCGTCTGGTGAGTTGATATCTCAAAAGGCTGAAGTTTTCGCTTGCACAGTTGGGAATAAACCGAGCAAGGCTAAATATTATCTCGATGACACTGTTGAAATTGCTAGATTGATGCAAGGATTAGCTTCGGTTTCTGAACAATCTGATAATGAATTTGCATTCTAG